The following proteins are co-located in the Leptospira weilii genome:
- a CDS encoding DCC1-like thiol-disulfide oxidoreductase family protein — MDTLVFLYDGECSFCSNLAIKLQNLNLNPKIRFRSFRDFSEKELREIHPTLNIGLAEGNVQMIANGRRYPGFFAVRKLSHSLKGYRWVAPLLYLPLVPILGIIGIGLLKSLKSR, encoded by the coding sequence ATGGATACCCTAGTTTTTTTATACGACGGAGAATGTTCGTTCTGCTCCAACCTCGCAATCAAACTGCAAAATCTCAATCTCAATCCCAAGATCAGATTTCGATCCTTTCGCGATTTTTCAGAAAAAGAACTGAGAGAAATCCACCCGACTTTGAACATAGGCCTCGCGGAAGGAAACGTTCAAATGATCGCAAACGGAAGAAGGTATCCCGGATTTTTTGCGGTTCGAAAACTCAGTCATTCTTTAAAAGGATACCGCTGGGTTGCGCCACTTCTCTATCTTCCCTTGGTTCCGATTTTAGGAATCATCGGAATCGGTCTCTTAAAGTCCCTGAAAAGTCGCTAA
- a CDS encoding iron-containing redox enzyme family protein, translating into MQTIVPIQTSESFRNTLEESVRNHPVLVSNCWLENKERRMEKEDLLLWLRQEYFVSVDFVNWFLNTAAISDSVDAKIVLVSNIWEELGEGNAEDSHVCILKKFLSDMGEVAQDIHRLPETKSYLDLMRKITTTDFYSALGALGPANEYLLKLEYSRMFRSYRDLKKRVCLPEGKFFQVNLSADESHAEKLFRLIEVVADTEEKRNRVMEGNRLALDARLVFYDGLATFQGL; encoded by the coding sequence ATGCAGACAATCGTCCCTATTCAAACTTCCGAATCCTTTCGAAATACTTTGGAAGAATCGGTTCGGAATCATCCGGTCCTGGTTTCCAATTGCTGGTTGGAAAATAAGGAAAGGAGAATGGAAAAGGAAGACCTTCTTCTCTGGCTTCGTCAGGAATACTTCGTCAGCGTAGACTTCGTAAATTGGTTTTTAAATACGGCGGCGATCAGCGACTCCGTAGACGCAAAAATCGTTCTTGTCTCTAATATTTGGGAGGAATTGGGCGAGGGTAATGCGGAAGATTCTCACGTTTGTATTTTAAAAAAATTCCTTTCGGATATGGGCGAAGTGGCGCAAGATATACATAGACTTCCCGAAACTAAATCTTATCTAGATCTAATGCGGAAGATAACCACCACGGACTTTTACTCGGCTTTGGGTGCGCTCGGCCCGGCGAACGAGTATTTGCTGAAATTGGAATATTCTAGAATGTTTCGGTCTTACAGGGATTTAAAGAAGCGAGTTTGTTTGCCGGAAGGAAAATTTTTTCAAGTCAATCTGAGTGCTGACGAATCTCACGCCGAAAAACTTTTTCGCTTGATCGAAGTCGTGGCGGATACGGAAGAAAAAAGGAATCGAGTGATGGAAGGAAACAGGCTCGCTTTGGACGCAAGACTTGTGTTTTACGACGGCTTAGCGACTTTTCAGGGACTTTAA
- a CDS encoding acetylglutamate kinase: MKHQEILLKLLEVTENTKDSFQFLKLFRSIEPEKFAVIYADSGTLMESAEALLYNLKILHKLDLYPVVVLDKDGISYTNLFYRNHNKEESPSILPGKLFRHPQDLAGAVISALSEKKLPVFVTEEKGSPLFTFLTKLCSTLHTKKLVHLYSRGGIFCEGNKISIFDVDSSIKPDSEDASLLLSCLELYKNVKDKEFGIAVTSASSLLKELFTIKGSGTLIRRKNRIDFIPDHRLISRDKLNLLIEKAFQRSLKENFWSQEFAGILLESEYKGCALVKKTPFGTFLSKFAVDEIARGEGVGRDIWDEMIRKFPVLFWRARKENTISKWYMKICDGMQKEGIWIYFWIGVQEEHIPDICFFLKNHPQDLSSDP, encoded by the coding sequence ATGAAACATCAAGAAATTCTCCTTAAACTTTTGGAAGTCACAGAGAACACTAAGGATTCATTTCAATTTCTAAAACTTTTTCGTTCGATCGAACCCGAAAAGTTCGCTGTGATCTATGCGGATTCCGGTACACTCATGGAATCCGCAGAAGCACTCCTTTACAATCTCAAGATTCTTCACAAGTTGGACTTATATCCGGTTGTCGTTTTAGACAAAGACGGAATTTCTTACACAAATCTCTTTTATAGAAACCATAACAAAGAAGAATCCCCGTCGATTCTCCCCGGAAAATTATTCCGACATCCTCAAGATTTAGCGGGTGCGGTCATTTCGGCCCTTTCGGAAAAAAAACTTCCGGTTTTTGTCACGGAGGAAAAGGGGTCACCCCTTTTCACATTCTTGACCAAACTCTGCTCCACTCTGCATACGAAAAAGCTGGTTCATCTTTATTCGAGAGGGGGAATTTTCTGCGAGGGAAATAAAATTTCGATCTTCGACGTCGATTCTTCCATAAAACCGGACTCAGAAGACGCTTCTCTTTTACTTTCCTGTTTAGAACTTTATAAAAATGTAAAGGATAAGGAATTCGGAATCGCGGTCACATCCGCCTCCTCCCTATTGAAAGAATTATTTACGATCAAGGGAAGCGGAACTCTGATCCGCAGAAAAAATAGAATCGACTTCATCCCGGATCATCGTTTGATTTCCAGAGATAAGTTGAATCTTCTGATTGAAAAAGCTTTTCAAAGATCTTTGAAAGAAAATTTTTGGAGTCAAGAGTTTGCCGGAATTCTTTTAGAATCCGAATACAAGGGTTGCGCGTTGGTTAAAAAAACCCCTTTCGGAACATTTCTTTCCAAGTTTGCGGTAGACGAAATCGCCAGAGGAGAAGGCGTCGGAAGAGATATTTGGGACGAAATGATCCGCAAATTTCCCGTTTTATTCTGGAGAGCAAGAAAGGAAAACACGATATCCAAGTGGTACATGAAGATCTGTGACGGAATGCAAAAGGAAGGAATCTGGATTTATTTTTGGATTGGAGTTCAAGAGGAACACATTCCGGACATTTGTTTCTTTTTAAAAAATCACCCCCAAGATCTATCGAGCGATCCTTAG
- a CDS encoding THUMP domain-containing class I SAM-dependent RNA methyltransferase produces the protein MTNFRNPALKKSSGLKIKKTEGKSHFNDRSGKKESPYKREWDFSKPDSFEYHASCLDGLSGLLREEILETGLKIISENRGGIFFQGSANALKEFALSTGISSGISISLKHWKVENPEDLYNQAVQFPFETILGPEHSFRIDSTTKDSLKDSRYATYKLKDAIFDRFRSKGKEPPKVSRDEPDFLFYLRSHSDHAKLSLGLNTKPLQQRGHGRIGGPAPMREILASALIRYSGWNIKSSLYDPFCGSGTIVVEAALKLLYGGYTNYRSLKSSLPFKKIFGEPNSNVKNYSEVKIFASDKNETILNLARQNAKNAGVDHLITFFESDATVSENEKKISEGFIVTNPPYGVRIGTKEEAKEIYIAWGKKLKDHFTGNILALACGDTSLLGFLKLKKDKEQSLTIGKLKGKLVAYALGK, from the coding sequence GTGACAAATTTTAGAAACCCCGCTCTCAAAAAATCGTCGGGATTAAAAATAAAAAAAACCGAGGGAAAATCCCATTTCAATGATCGTTCCGGAAAAAAAGAATCCCCATACAAACGGGAATGGGATTTTTCGAAGCCGGATTCGTTCGAGTATCATGCGTCCTGCCTAGACGGACTTTCCGGGCTTTTAAGAGAAGAAATTTTAGAAACCGGTTTAAAGATTATCTCTGAAAATAGAGGGGGAATTTTTTTTCAAGGTTCGGCGAATGCGCTCAAGGAATTCGCACTTTCTACCGGAATATCGTCCGGAATCAGCATCTCTTTAAAACACTGGAAAGTGGAAAATCCCGAAGATCTTTACAACCAGGCTGTCCAATTTCCGTTCGAGACAATCCTCGGACCCGAACATTCCTTTCGAATCGATTCCACCACCAAGGATTCCTTGAAAGATTCACGTTATGCGACATACAAACTCAAGGATGCCATTTTTGATCGATTTCGCTCCAAAGGAAAAGAACCCCCGAAGGTCTCTCGAGACGAACCCGATTTTTTATTCTATCTTCGTTCCCATTCCGATCATGCAAAACTTTCCCTGGGATTGAATACGAAACCTCTTCAACAAAGAGGCCACGGAAGAATCGGAGGACCGGCTCCTATGCGGGAGATTCTCGCATCCGCTTTGATTCGATATTCGGGATGGAACATCAAATCATCGTTATATGATCCGTTCTGCGGTTCGGGGACCATCGTAGTGGAAGCGGCTCTCAAACTTTTATACGGCGGTTACACGAATTACAGAAGTCTGAAATCCTCCCTTCCGTTTAAAAAAATTTTTGGGGAACCGAATTCTAACGTAAAGAATTATTCCGAAGTGAAAATTTTCGCATCCGACAAAAATGAAACAATTCTGAATCTCGCAAGACAGAACGCAAAGAATGCGGGGGTGGATCATCTGATCACTTTTTTCGAATCGGACGCCACTGTTTCCGAAAACGAGAAAAAAATTTCCGAAGGTTTTATCGTGACCAATCCTCCTTACGGAGTTCGAATAGGTACCAAGGAAGAAGCCAAGGAAATTTATATTGCTTGGGGTAAAAAACTCAAAGATCATTTTACAGGAAACATCTTGGCGCTTGCTTGCGGAGACACTTCGCTCTTAGGTTTTCTCAAATTGAAAAAAGATAAGGAGCAATCCCTGACGATTGGTAAGCTCAAAGGAAAATTAGTTGCCTACGCTTTGGGCAAATAA
- the bfr gene encoding bacterioferritin: MKGNKEVLEILGEVLSAELTAINQYFIHAKMNKNWGFKKLADFMKRESIDEMKHADEVIDRILYLDGVPDLQKYMKINVGKNIEEILKVDLDLEYAAVERFNRGIAIAVKNNDNGTRELFEKILVSEEEHIDWIESQQEIIRQIGVENYLAQQIE, translated from the coding sequence ATGAAAGGTAACAAAGAAGTACTTGAGATTCTCGGAGAGGTTCTCTCCGCAGAGCTCACAGCAATCAATCAATATTTTATTCACGCAAAGATGAACAAGAACTGGGGTTTTAAAAAACTTGCAGATTTTATGAAACGCGAATCCATAGACGAGATGAAACACGCGGACGAAGTGATCGATCGTATCCTTTATCTGGACGGTGTACCCGATCTTCAAAAATACATGAAGATTAACGTAGGAAAAAATATCGAAGAAATCTTAAAAGTGGATCTCGACTTAGAATACGCGGCCGTGGAAAGATTCAATCGCGGAATCGCGATCGCGGTTAAGAACAACGACAACGGAACCAGAGAACTGTTCGAAAAGATTCTCGTTTCCGAAGAAGAGCACATCGATTGGATCGAATCCCAACAAGAAATCATCCGTCAGATCGGCGTTGAAAACTATCTCGCACAACAAATAGAGTGA